The proteins below come from a single Armatimonadota bacterium genomic window:
- a CDS encoding FAD-dependent monooxygenase, whose product MTAASGRAGVRGNGGRPPRVAILGGGPAGSFCAIWLSTLAAQAGQRFDITLFDHKSFEKPGPAGCNMCAGVIPDSLVRNMRRFGIELPRHVIQRRIEGYCLETLGGAVDIPRPPGVELYSTFRGPGPRGMYPSAQEGFDYFLLREAEKRGLTYVNALVTDVALPAAAAAPHLVTCRGGSQHEADIVVGAFGVNSNLGRLFEGLGFGYRAPQVVRAFQAEVPVEPEFIAREMGDRVFIFALGWRHLKFAAITPKREHVTVTLVGDDPRRVDLEEFLHSPYVRRRLPADWQMPCQYCCCSPRLPLTAARTAAHDRLVIIGDAHVARYLKNGIESSFYTACWAARAIIAGDLTAAGLQRNYVARCDSYVRDNRYGRALFRLHDIISASPRVSRAHVAVARAEQAAPARPKRLSEVLWGMFTGNIPYREIALRLLDPRLHGDIARALGRALLLRAPPRAAPAPRGAAVSPARDPLGPLGPEQTVIIVGGGPAGTSCALALARQGERLRRLPRIILIEEKRFGEHQNQCAGVVSPPGLEMIQERLGVRVPQDLVQREIHGYVLYADGDAIVLDGDELGERATALRRVQLDRLMLEAAERAGVQVVHARAGDIEVNRDGVIVYTDSGTFHGDVVVGAFGLDPGAARAFARGTGYRPPRSLDTLACKLHPAGLEYIPGLLQDRIHVFLPPERKLEFGALAPKGNHATVIVAGARLREADLTRFLTHYAGRLLPAACDIQGAFKGSFPLGPARRLYGDRYVVLGDAAGMVRPFKGKGINAGIEAGWAAAATMLEQGISRAAFEEFARGQRHLTGDLQYGRVVRWLTTLVARWGLLAPFVAEARSDGDLRQELFDCVSGRTPYRDVVLRRANLRLVPRMAWKCALHLLRGGGRRAAVEPTADGHG is encoded by the coding sequence ATCCTGGGCGGAGGGCCGGCGGGGAGCTTCTGCGCCATCTGGCTGAGCACGCTGGCGGCGCAAGCCGGGCAGCGCTTCGACATCACCCTCTTCGACCACAAGAGCTTCGAGAAACCGGGGCCGGCGGGCTGCAACATGTGCGCCGGGGTCATCCCCGACTCGCTGGTGCGCAACATGCGGCGCTTCGGCATCGAGCTGCCGCGCCACGTCATCCAGCGCCGCATCGAGGGCTACTGCCTGGAGACCCTGGGCGGCGCGGTGGACATCCCCCGCCCCCCCGGGGTCGAGCTCTACAGCACCTTCCGCGGCCCCGGGCCGCGCGGCATGTATCCCTCCGCCCAGGAGGGCTTCGATTACTTCCTGCTGCGCGAGGCGGAGAAGCGCGGCCTCACCTACGTCAATGCCCTGGTCACCGACGTGGCGCTGCCCGCGGCGGCGGCGGCGCCCCACCTCGTCACCTGCCGCGGCGGCTCGCAGCACGAGGCCGACATCGTGGTCGGCGCGTTCGGCGTCAACAGCAACCTGGGGCGCTTGTTCGAGGGCTTGGGCTTCGGCTATCGCGCGCCGCAGGTCGTGCGCGCCTTCCAGGCGGAGGTGCCGGTGGAGCCGGAGTTCATCGCGCGCGAGATGGGGGACCGGGTGTTCATTTTCGCCCTGGGATGGCGCCACCTCAAGTTCGCCGCCATCACCCCCAAGCGCGAGCATGTGACGGTGACCCTGGTCGGGGACGATCCGCGGCGGGTGGACCTGGAGGAGTTCCTGCATTCTCCCTACGTACGGCGGCGACTGCCGGCGGACTGGCAGATGCCGTGCCAGTACTGCTGCTGCTCGCCGCGGCTGCCGCTGACCGCGGCGCGCACCGCGGCACACGACCGCCTGGTCATCATCGGCGACGCCCACGTCGCGCGCTACCTCAAGAACGGCATCGAGTCGAGCTTCTACACCGCGTGCTGGGCGGCGCGCGCGATCATCGCCGGCGACCTGACGGCGGCGGGCCTGCAGCGCAACTACGTCGCGCGCTGCGACTCCTACGTGCGCGACAACCGCTACGGGCGGGCGCTGTTCCGGCTGCACGACATCATCTCCGCGTCGCCGAGGGTGTCGCGCGCGCACGTGGCGGTGGCGCGGGCGGAGCAGGCCGCCCCGGCGCGCCCCAAGCGCCTGAGCGAGGTGCTGTGGGGCATGTTCACCGGCAACATCCCTTACCGGGAGATCGCCCTGCGCCTGCTCGACCCGCGTTTGCACGGGGACATCGCCCGCGCCTTGGGGCGCGCCCTGCTGCTGCGCGCGCCGCCGCGGGCGGCGCCGGCACCGCGGGGGGCGGCGGTGTCACCTGCGCGCGACCCCCTGGGGCCGCTGGGGCCGGAGCAGACGGTGATCATCGTCGGCGGCGGGCCCGCCGGGACCTCCTGCGCGCTGGCGCTGGCGCGCCAGGGGGAACGCCTGCGCCGCCTGCCGCGCATCATCCTCATCGAGGAGAAACGCTTCGGCGAGCACCAGAACCAGTGCGCGGGCGTCGTCTCCCCGCCGGGGCTGGAGATGATCCAGGAGCGCCTGGGCGTGAGGGTGCCGCAGGACCTGGTGCAGCGGGAGATTCACGGCTACGTGCTGTACGCGGACGGCGACGCGATCGTGCTCGACGGCGACGAACTGGGGGAGCGCGCGACCGCGCTGCGGCGGGTGCAGCTCGACCGCCTGATGCTGGAGGCGGCGGAGCGCGCCGGCGTCCAGGTGGTGCATGCGCGCGCCGGCGACATCGAGGTCAACCGTGACGGGGTCATTGTGTACACCGACAGCGGCACCTTCCACGGCGATGTGGTGGTGGGCGCGTTCGGCCTTGATCCGGGCGCGGCCCGCGCTTTCGCTCGCGGCACCGGCTACCGCCCGCCGCGGTCGCTGGACACGCTGGCGTGCAAGCTGCACCCGGCGGGCCTGGAGTACATCCCGGGCCTGCTGCAGGATCGCATCCATGTGTTCTTGCCGCCGGAGCGCAAGCTCGAGTTCGGCGCGCTGGCGCCGAAGGGGAACCATGCGACCGTCATCGTCGCCGGCGCCCGGTTGCGCGAGGCCGACCTGACCCGGTTCCTGACCCACTATGCCGGGCGCCTGCTGCCGGCGGCGTGCGACATCCAGGGGGCGTTCAAGGGATCGTTTCCGCTGGGACCGGCGCGGCGTCTCTACGGCGACCGCTACGTGGTGCTGGGGGACGCGGCGGGGATGGTGCGTCCCTTCAAGGGCAAGGGCATCAACGCCGGGATCGAGGCCGGGTGGGCGGCGGCGGCAACCATGCTCGAGCAGGGGATCTCGCGCGCGGCGTTCGAGGAGTTCGCGCGCGGGCAGCGCCACCTGACGGGCGACCTTCAGTACGGGCGCGTGGTGCGGTGGCTGACGACGCTGGTGGCGCGCTGGGGGCTGCTGGCGCCGTTCGTGGCGGAGGCGCGCAGCGACGGCGACCTGCGCCAGGAGCTGTTCGACTGCGTGTCGGGGCGCACCCCCTATCGCGACGTGGTGCTGCGGCGCGCGAACCTACGTCTGGTGCCGCGCATGGCCTGGAAGTGCGCGCTGCACTTGCTGCGGGGAGGCGGCCGGCGCGCCGCAGTGGAGCCGACTGCGGACGGGCACGGATGA